The following proteins come from a genomic window of Anabas testudineus chromosome 3, fAnaTes1.2, whole genome shotgun sequence:
- the grtp1a gene encoding LOW QUALITY PROTEIN: growth hormone-regulated TBC protein 1-A (The sequence of the model RefSeq protein was modified relative to this genomic sequence to represent the inferred CDS: deleted 1 base in 1 codon) has translation MEEKNKATRRSRGAADGGARDRVDRVDPYGFERPKDFDYESYEELMSDYLVVLTRRSIKWSKLMKGKRKVQKNLTLKRYVRKGIPNEYRTLIWMAASGAQDQFEKNPGYYQSLLVAQHDPKLVETICTDLNRTFPDNIHFRKSSNPCLQEALYNVLLAYGYHNPAVGYCQGMNFIAGYLLIITKDEEKSFWLMDALLGRILPDYYSPHMLGLKTDQEVLGELVKVRIPGVWKTMMDQNVMWTLVVSRWFICLYIDILPVETVLRIWDCLFYEGSKILFRVALTLIHHNQASIEQAQSLPDVCQIFKQITQGPFVDECHTFMQKIFTEPRSLSMATLTKLRVICRSRIVSEES, from the exons atggaggagaaaaacaaagccaCCCGCCGGAGC CGAGGCGCCGCTGACGGCGGAGCTAGAGACCGGGTGGACAG AGTGGATCCATATGGCTTTGAGCGCCCAAAGGACTTTGATTATGAGTCATATGAAGAGCTCATGTCGGACTATTTAGTTGTGCTCACCCGACGGTCCATCAAATGGTCCAAACTTATGAAGGGCAAAAGGAAAGTGCAGAAGAATCTAACAT TAAAGCGTTATGTACGTAAGGGCATTCCCAACGAGTATCGTACTCTGATCTGGATGGCAGCCAGTGGAGCCCAAGACCAGTTTGAGAAGAATCCAGGCTACTACCAGTCCCTGCTCGTAGCCCAACATGACCCCAAACTGGTGGAGACCATATGTACAG acTTGAACAGAACATTTCCAGACAACATCCACTTCCGCAAGTCATCCAACCCGTGTCTGCAGGAAGCTCTGTACAACGTGCTGCTGGCCTATGGTTATCACAACCCAGCTGTGGGCTACTGTCAG GGGATGAACTTCATAGCTGGGTATCTACTTATTATCACAAAAGACGAAGAGAAATCCTTCTGGTTGATGGATGCGCTCCTCGGCAGAATCttaccag ACTACTACAGTCCACACATGCTGGGGCTCAAGACCGACCAGGAGGTCTTAGGGGAGCTGGTTAAAGTTAGAATTCCTGGAGTCTGGAAAACCATGATGGATCAAAATGTCATGTGGACGCTCGTAGTCTCCCGATGGTTCATCTGCCTGTACATAGACATCTTACCAGTGGAG ACAGTTCTGCGGATATGGGATTGCTTGTTCTACGAGGGCTCAAAAATCCTGTTCCGTGTAGCTCTGACACTGATCCACCACAACCAGGCTTCGATTGAGCAGGCCCAGTCTCTGCCAGATGTCTGCCAAATCTTCAAGCAGATAACCCAAGGACCATTTGTTGACGAGTGCCACACTTTTATGCAG AAAATCTTCACTGAACCAAGAAGTCTCTCCATGGCAACCTTGACTAAGCTGCGGGTAATATGTCGATCTCGCattgtttcagaagagtcatGA